A genomic stretch from Microtus pennsylvanicus isolate mMicPen1 chromosome 11, mMicPen1.hap1, whole genome shotgun sequence includes:
- the Ankrd40 gene encoding ankyrin repeat domain-containing protein 40: MNALLEQKEQQERLREAAALGDIREVQKLVESGVDVNSQNEVNGWTCLHWACKRNHGQVVSYLLKSGADRDILTTKGEMPVQLTSRREIRKIMGVEETDDDDELPQLKKESDLPFVPNYLANPAFPFIYTSAAEDSTQLQNGGPSTPPASPPADGSPPLLPPTEPPLLGAFPRDHTSLALVQNGDISAPSAILRTPESTKPGPVCQPPVSQNRSLFSSVPSKPPMSLEPQNGTYAGPAPAFQPFFFTGAFPFNMQELVLKVRIQNPSLRENDFIEIELDRQELTYQELLRVSCCELGVNPDQVEKIRKLPNTLLRKDKDVARLQDFQELELVLMISENNFLFRNAASTLTERPCYNRRASKLTY, from the exons ATGAACGCCCTCCTAGAGCAGAAGGAGCAGCAGGAGAGGCTGCGGGAGGCAGCGGCCCTGGGGGACATTCGGGAGGTGCAGAAACTGGTGGAGAGCGGGGTGGATGTGAACTCCCAAAATGAGGTCAACGGCTG GACCTGTTTACACTGGGCATGTAAGCGCAACCATGGCCAGGTGGTCTCTTACCTGCTAAAATCGGGGGCTGACAGAGACATTCTTACAACAAAAGGGGAAATGCCAGTGCAGTTAACATCAAGGAGAGAAATCAGAAAGATTATGGGAG tggAAGAAACTGATGACGATGACGAGCTCCCCCAGCTGAAGAAGGAGTCAGATCTGCCCTTTGTTCCCAACTATCTGGCCAACCCAGCCTTCCCTTTTATCTACACGTCCGCAGCAGAAGACTCCACCCAGCTGCAGAATGGGGGCCCCTCCACACCTCCAGCATCACCCCCTGCAGACGGCTCACCGCCATTGCTGCCCCCCACAGAACCCCCTCTGCTAGGGGCCTTTCCTAGGGACCACACCTCTTTAGCACTGGTTCAGAATGGTGATATTTCTGCCCCCTCTGCCATACTCAGAACACCAGAAAGCACAAAACCTGGTCCTGTCTGTCAGCCACCAGTGAGTCAGAACCGCTCCCTGTTCTCCTCTGTCCCATCTAAGCCACCGATGTCTCTGGAGCCTCAAAACGGGACATATGCAGGACCAGCGCCAGCATTTCAGCCGTTCTTCTTCACTGGAGCGTTTCCATTTAATATGCAAG AGCTGGTACTCAAGGTGAGGATTCAGAACCCATCTCTTCGGGAAAATGATTTCATTGAAATTGAACTGGATCGACAGGAGCTCACCTACCAAGAACTGCTCAGAGTGAGCTGCTGTGAGCTGGGTGTTAATCCAGACCAAGTGGAAAAGATCAGGAAGTTACCCAATACTCTGCTGAGAAAG GACAAAGATGTGGCCCGACTCCAGGATTTccaggagctggagctggttCTGATGATAAGTGAGAATAATTTTCTGTTCAGAAATGCTGCGTCCACACTGACTGAGAGACCTTGCTACAACCGGAGAGCTTCAAAACTGACATACTAA